From a region of the Acinetobacter calcoaceticus genome:
- a CDS encoding MetQ/NlpA family ABC transporter substrate-binding protein has product MAQTASKKWLGIGLVVVVLFVALFFWNKHRQSGSNELVIGISPPFAKTLQAAADEAKQQGLNVKLVEFSDWNTPNITLNHGDIDANFFQHQPFLDNAIKETGFKLKAFAVGAASHVGLYSKKYKSFDELPQNARVVIPNDPVNQGRALLLLQQAKLITLKDSNNHLSALKDVVSNPKNLQFVEVEGPQTARAIDDADLAFGYPHYLRLAKTADPESALLLDDNTNKRYAILFVVRDNYQDKGDKLKKFVDIYQNSPKVKAVLDAEIGPTLWFPGWK; this is encoded by the coding sequence ATGGCTCAAACAGCCTCTAAAAAATGGCTAGGCATAGGCTTAGTCGTTGTAGTCCTTTTTGTTGCTTTATTCTTTTGGAATAAACACCGTCAAAGTGGCTCAAATGAACTTGTAATTGGCATTAGCCCACCATTTGCTAAAACTTTACAAGCTGCTGCCGATGAGGCAAAGCAACAGGGTTTAAATGTAAAACTGGTTGAGTTTTCTGACTGGAATACACCAAACATTACCTTAAATCATGGGGATATTGATGCGAACTTTTTCCAGCATCAACCTTTCTTAGACAATGCAATTAAAGAAACAGGCTTTAAATTAAAGGCATTTGCAGTCGGTGCAGCATCACATGTCGGACTTTATTCAAAGAAATATAAAAGCTTTGATGAATTGCCACAAAACGCACGTGTAGTCATTCCAAATGACCCAGTGAACCAAGGTCGTGCCCTACTACTCTTACAGCAAGCTAAATTAATTACGCTTAAAGATTCAAACAATCACTTATCTGCACTCAAAGATGTTGTTTCAAACCCTAAAAATTTGCAATTCGTAGAGGTTGAAGGACCACAAACTGCACGTGCAATTGATGATGCTGACTTGGCTTTTGGCTATCCACATTACTTACGTTTAGCAAAAACAGCTGACCCTGAAAGTGCACTTTTACTTGATGACAATACGAATAAACGTTATGCCATTTTGTTTGTAGTGCGTGATAACTATCAGGACAAGGGAGATAAGTTGAAGAAATTTGTTGATATTTATCAGAATTCACCAAAAGTTAAAGCCGTCTTAGATGCTGAGATTGGGCCAACACTCTGGTTCCCTGGCTGGAAGTAA
- a CDS encoding tautomerase family protein, whose amino-acid sequence MSQVKIYANERTIMQYRELLSHAIHQALIEELKYPVEKRFQRFISLKPGNFIYPSDRSQHYIILELSMFAGRSPATKKQLIQTLFRNIEEQCKIAPQDIEITIFETPKENWGIRGKNADELLLNYQVNI is encoded by the coding sequence ATGTCACAAGTTAAAATTTACGCAAATGAACGAACCATTATGCAGTATCGAGAACTACTTTCTCATGCTATTCATCAAGCCCTCATTGAAGAGTTGAAATATCCGGTTGAGAAAAGATTTCAGCGTTTTATCAGTCTTAAACCTGGAAATTTCATCTATCCTTCTGATCGTAGCCAACACTACATTATTCTTGAACTTTCAATGTTTGCGGGACGTAGCCCAGCTACTAAGAAACAACTCATTCAAACTTTATTTCGCAATATTGAAGAACAATGCAAAATAGCGCCTCAAGATATTGAAATTACGATTTTTGAAACCCCTAAAGAGAATTGGGGTATACGCGGTAAAAATGCAGATGAACTACTTTTAAACTATCAGGTTAATATCTAA
- a CDS encoding Crp/Fnr family transcriptional regulator encodes MDGRILDLIYINRLKENTWFSALPEAFQNFILEHGKQIIFEKNSYVFRAQDVFDGIYTVLEGSISLGYVDVNGNEALAAIAEPIMWFGEISLIDHEPRSHDAIALKKSTVLHIPAKPLNELLKENPYYWYYFARLTSQKLRYVFLEQIAIQTRSISQRLAQRLLFILEGYGNHILIQDHHIHISQEQLANMLTTSRQTINHELSLLEKQKIIKIAFRKIEILDIEQLKVIAQAHA; translated from the coding sequence ATGGATGGCCGAATATTGGACCTTATTTATATTAATCGATTGAAAGAAAACACATGGTTCAGTGCCCTTCCAGAAGCATTCCAAAACTTTATTCTAGAGCATGGCAAGCAAATAATCTTTGAAAAAAACAGCTATGTTTTTCGTGCCCAAGATGTGTTCGATGGCATTTATACTGTACTCGAAGGCTCAATCAGTTTAGGTTATGTCGATGTAAATGGGAATGAAGCACTCGCTGCAATTGCAGAACCTATTATGTGGTTTGGTGAAATATCCCTCATTGACCATGAACCGCGCTCACACGATGCAATTGCTTTGAAAAAAAGTACGGTTCTGCATATTCCTGCGAAGCCCTTAAATGAGCTACTCAAAGAAAATCCTTATTACTGGTACTATTTTGCGCGTTTAACCAGCCAAAAACTTAGATACGTTTTTTTAGAACAGATTGCTATCCAAACACGCAGTATTTCTCAAAGACTTGCTCAGCGTCTTCTATTTATTTTAGAGGGTTATGGCAATCATATTCTCATTCAAGATCATCATATTCATATTTCTCAAGAACAATTGGCAAATATGCTGACCACATCTAGACAGACAATCAATCATGAACTGAGCCTGCTTGAAAAACAAAAAATCATCAAAATTGCTTTTAGAAAAATTGAGATTTTAGATATTGAGCAATTGAAAGTAATTGCTCAAGCCCATGCGTAA
- a CDS encoding methionine ABC transporter permease, which translates to MPDQLIDLLITGTVDTLLMVGASALIAFLIGLPIAVVLVSTSEHGIHPSQKINQALGWVINITRSVPFLILMVALIPLTRWIVGTSYGVWAAVVPLTIAAIPFFARIAEVSLREVDQGLIEAAQAMGCNRKQIIWHVLLPEALPGIVAGFTVTIVTMINSSAIAGAIGAGGLGDIAYRYGYQRFDMQIMLAVIFVLIVLVMLIQATGDALAQQLDKRKV; encoded by the coding sequence ATGCCCGACCAGCTCATTGATCTATTAATTACTGGAACTGTAGATACCTTACTAATGGTGGGTGCATCTGCTCTGATTGCATTTTTAATTGGCTTACCTATTGCTGTTGTTTTAGTGAGTACTTCTGAGCATGGCATTCACCCATCACAAAAGATTAATCAGGCATTGGGTTGGGTCATCAACATTACCCGCTCTGTACCTTTTCTTATTTTAATGGTGGCCCTTATTCCATTGACTCGCTGGATTGTGGGTACCAGTTATGGCGTTTGGGCAGCCGTTGTTCCACTGACGATTGCGGCAATTCCCTTCTTTGCCCGTATTGCAGAAGTCAGCTTACGTGAGGTCGATCAAGGCTTAATTGAAGCGGCACAAGCAATGGGGTGTAACCGCAAACAAATTATTTGGCATGTGCTCTTACCAGAAGCTCTACCAGGTATTGTGGCAGGCTTTACTGTGACTATTGTGACCATGATTAACTCCTCTGCCATTGCTGGTGCTATTGGTGCTGGTGGCTTAGGAGATATAGCTTATCGTTATGGCTATCAACGTTTTGATATGCAAATTATGTTAGCAGTGATTTTTGTACTAATTGTTTTGGTGATGTTAATACAAGCGACAGGCGATGCATTAGCTCAGCAACTTGATAAACGTAAAGTTTAA
- a CDS encoding methionine ABC transporter ATP-binding protein — protein MTMVSFGSQVDFSLPHIKIRGLNKFYQSQGQKLHALKEINLDVPQGKILGIIGKSGAGKSSLLRTLNGLEQVNTGSIHIHQQNIAELSHAELIQTRQRIGMIFQHFNLMSAKTVWENVALPLKVSNYNKADIDQRVNEVLALVGLSDKSGYYPSQLSGGQKQRVGIARALVHHPEILLCDEATSALDPESTATILALLKKINQELGLTIVLITHEMQVIREICDQVVVIDQGEIVEAGQVWSVFSRPEQPITQELLNLEQITLPFKISPLPDENSTHIIVKLKYEAEAHQVPDIQELLSRFKAPVNLYQSQVDTIQGHIIGSLLVGIPNVEIDISSIQQDALTAIAQFEVLGYARPAH, from the coding sequence ATGACGATGGTGAGTTTTGGATCACAAGTTGATTTTTCTCTACCCCATATTAAAATTCGTGGTTTAAATAAGTTTTACCAATCGCAAGGTCAAAAACTGCATGCTTTAAAAGAGATTAACCTTGATGTTCCTCAAGGTAAAATCCTAGGCATTATTGGGAAAAGTGGCGCAGGAAAATCGTCTTTGCTCCGCACCTTAAATGGCTTAGAGCAAGTGAATACTGGCAGTATTCATATTCATCAACAAAACATTGCTGAATTGAGTCATGCCGAGCTCATTCAAACCCGTCAACGAATTGGAATGATTTTTCAGCATTTCAATTTGATGTCTGCAAAAACAGTTTGGGAAAATGTGGCATTGCCCTTAAAAGTTTCCAATTACAACAAAGCAGATATCGACCAACGTGTAAATGAAGTTTTGGCGTTAGTTGGACTGTCTGATAAGTCTGGCTATTATCCGTCACAACTTTCTGGTGGGCAAAAGCAACGTGTTGGTATTGCACGTGCACTGGTTCACCACCCTGAAATTTTACTGTGTGATGAAGCCACCTCAGCACTTGACCCAGAAAGTACCGCCACTATTTTGGCTTTACTTAAAAAGATTAATCAGGAATTGGGCTTAACGATTGTACTAATTACTCATGAAATGCAGGTCATTCGAGAAATTTGTGATCAAGTCGTGGTCATTGATCAAGGGGAAATTGTTGAGGCTGGACAGGTTTGGTCCGTGTTTTCACGACCAGAGCAACCCATTACTCAAGAGCTACTTAATCTTGAACAAATCACGCTACCTTTTAAAATCAGTCCTCTACCCGATGAAAATTCAACCCATATTATTGTAAAACTTAAATATGAGGCTGAAGCACATCAAGTTCCAGATATTCAAGAATTACTTTCTAGATTTAAGGCACCCGTCAATTTATATCAAAGTCAGGTCGACACGATTCAAGGCCATATTATTGGCTCACTTTTAGTCGGTATCCCTAACGTGGAAATTGATATTTCATCTATACAACAAGATGCATTAACAGCAATTGCACAATTTGAGGTACTTGGCTATGCCCGACCAGCTCATTGA
- a CDS encoding DUF962 domain-containing protein: MSNLEQQLSKYAAYHLNHKNILTHFIGIPLIVFSILCLTARAGIDIGSFKMTLAIVLIAASSIYYFILDKIFGLLMLVLLAAVYPLASQIAQLSWGEWLAASVGFFVVGWVFQFVGHYFEKKKPAFVDDVIGLAIGPLFVLAEFIFMLGFRKPLHERILKEARSKREMMD, from the coding sequence ATGTCGAATCTGGAGCAACAGCTTAGCAAATATGCGGCTTATCATTTAAATCATAAAAATATTTTGACGCATTTTATTGGTATTCCACTCATCGTGTTTTCAATTTTATGTTTAACAGCAAGAGCAGGAATCGATATTGGTAGTTTTAAAATGACTTTAGCTATTGTGTTGATTGCAGCGAGTTCAATTTATTATTTTATTTTAGATAAAATATTTGGTTTGCTTATGCTGGTTCTTTTAGCCGCTGTGTATCCACTGGCGAGCCAGATTGCCCAATTATCTTGGGGAGAATGGTTAGCAGCAAGCGTTGGTTTCTTTGTGGTAGGGTGGGTCTTTCAGTTTGTTGGACATTATTTCGAAAAGAAAAAACCAGCTTTTGTGGATGATGTAATTGGACTTGCGATAGGGCCGTTATTTGTGTTGGCAGAATTTATATTTATGCTGGGTTTTAGAAAGCCATTGCATGAGCGAATTTTGAAAGAAGCACGTAGTAAACGAGAGATGATGGATTGA
- a CDS encoding AzlC family ABC transporter permease: MADQTATFWQGAKDSQAIVLTYLPVSFAFGVSASQFGFTPWEAFFLSCSMYAGASQFLVVALLASGSSIWLTALTVIALDIRHVLYGPALYNLIPNKLNLKKTAVWAWGLTDEVFASGMIQLSQRRQQWSESWMLGLSLFSWIAWASGSLLGGLFADQVTHLPKFLQAALDFLLPALFLSFLLAAFERKHSLVVAVSLVVSALACYWINLSAAIFIGILSGILAGLFKHYVLRQQEEVEV; the protein is encoded by the coding sequence ATGGCTGATCAAACGGCAACTTTTTGGCAAGGCGCTAAAGATAGTCAAGCTATCGTACTTACCTATTTGCCCGTTTCTTTTGCCTTCGGTGTTTCTGCATCTCAGTTTGGTTTTACACCATGGGAAGCTTTTTTCCTATCTTGTTCAATGTATGCCGGAGCCAGCCAGTTCTTGGTTGTAGCCCTTTTAGCCAGCGGTTCATCGATTTGGTTAACTGCATTAACAGTCATTGCACTTGATATTCGTCATGTGCTTTATGGGCCAGCGCTATATAACCTTATTCCGAACAAATTAAATCTTAAAAAAACGGCGGTTTGGGCTTGGGGCTTAACCGATGAAGTTTTTGCGAGTGGGATGATCCAACTTTCGCAACGTCGTCAACAATGGTCCGAGTCTTGGATGTTAGGTCTAAGCCTATTTAGCTGGATAGCTTGGGCAAGCGGCTCTTTACTAGGCGGATTATTTGCAGATCAGGTCACTCATCTGCCAAAATTTTTACAAGCAGCATTAGACTTCTTACTTCCAGCTTTATTTTTGAGTTTTTTATTAGCTGCGTTTGAACGCAAACATAGCCTTGTAGTCGCTGTATCTTTAGTCGTTTCAGCTTTAGCCTGCTATTGGATTAACTTATCTGCGGCTATTTTTATTGGTATTCTTTCAGGCATTTTAGCAGGCTTGTTTAAACATTATGTATTAAGACAGCAAGAAGAGGTCGAAGTTTAA
- the ygaH gene encoding L-valine transporter subunit YgaH — MNLEIILVGIIVGIANFTSRFGPFFVIQKLQGTQQRRGSVWLKIALGCIGISAISAMLVVATLPPLLENPDKSLAMLIGFLVLAGLYFKFKKIVPATLTAAIVYGLIYTYLPL, encoded by the coding sequence ATGAACTTAGAGATTATTCTGGTAGGTATAATTGTCGGTATTGCTAATTTCACCTCACGTTTTGGACCATTCTTTGTTATACAAAAGCTACAAGGTACACAGCAAAGACGCGGTTCAGTCTGGTTAAAAATTGCTTTGGGTTGTATTGGTATATCTGCAATTAGCGCCATGCTTGTGGTAGCAACACTTCCACCGCTGCTTGAAAATCCAGATAAAAGTTTAGCAATGCTTATCGGCTTTTTGGTTTTAGCAGGTCTTTATTTTAAATTTAAAAAAATTGTTCCCGCAACATTAACCGCCGCAATTGTGTATGGCCTGATCTATACTTACTTACCTTTATAA
- a CDS encoding SfnB family sulfur acquisition oxidoreductase produces the protein MTSYQSVQTKQTSASNQAYIIQNDAEALEVAKQFAEQFKKTSIERDTKRILPYTEIDALSQSGLWAITVPKQYGGAEVSSHTVAKVIALLSGADGSIGQIPQNHFYALEVLRNTGTEAQKQRLYGEVLNGTRFGNALAEFKTKTSTHKQTNIRPHENGYLIQGEKFYCTGSLFAHRIPTLVLDDAGREYLAFVKSGSQGLKLVDDWSGFGQKTTGSGTVKFDQVFVDADDVIPFDTAFLQPTLVGPFAQIMHASIEVGIARAAFEESLQRVHQARPWIDSQVATANLDPLTIYELGRIAVDVRASEVLLKQAAQSIDAAKIETTPESIAKASIDVAKVRAHSSDIALKASSKLIELAGSRGSQAQDGLDRFWRNARVHTLHDAARWKYYFIGNYVLNGVLPPRRGTL, from the coding sequence ATGACTTCATATCAATCGGTTCAAACTAAACAAACATCGGCATCAAACCAAGCATACATTATTCAAAATGATGCTGAAGCTTTAGAAGTTGCAAAACAATTTGCTGAGCAATTTAAAAAAACCTCAATAGAACGGGATACAAAACGAATTTTACCGTATACCGAAATTGATGCCTTAAGCCAGTCTGGGCTCTGGGCAATTACAGTACCCAAGCAATATGGTGGTGCCGAAGTTTCAAGCCATACTGTTGCTAAGGTTATTGCTCTTTTAAGCGGTGCAGATGGTTCAATCGGACAAATTCCACAAAACCATTTCTATGCATTAGAAGTGTTACGTAACACGGGAACAGAAGCTCAAAAACAACGCTTATATGGCGAAGTGTTAAATGGTACGCGCTTTGGTAATGCTCTAGCCGAATTCAAAACAAAAACCTCTACCCATAAACAAACCAATATCCGTCCTCACGAAAATGGATATTTGATTCAGGGCGAAAAGTTTTACTGCACAGGAAGCTTATTTGCTCACCGTATTCCAACTCTAGTTTTAGACGATGCAGGCCGAGAATATCTGGCATTTGTTAAAAGTGGTTCGCAAGGGCTAAAACTTGTAGATGACTGGTCTGGTTTTGGGCAGAAAACCACAGGCAGCGGTACAGTCAAATTCGATCAGGTTTTTGTAGATGCAGATGATGTCATTCCTTTTGATACTGCATTTTTACAACCGACCTTAGTGGGTCCATTTGCCCAAATTATGCATGCGTCTATTGAGGTAGGCATTGCACGTGCAGCTTTTGAAGAAAGCTTGCAAAGAGTACATCAAGCTCGCCCGTGGATTGATTCACAAGTTGCAACGGCAAACCTAGATCCTTTAACGATTTATGAATTAGGACGCATTGCTGTAGATGTACGAGCAAGTGAAGTTTTATTAAAACAAGCTGCTCAATCAATTGATGCCGCAAAAATTGAAACTACACCTGAAAGTATTGCGAAAGCATCCATCGATGTTGCCAAAGTACGTGCTCATAGTAGCGATATCGCACTAAAAGCATCTTCAAAGCTGATTGAACTTGCTGGAAGCCGTGGTAGTCAAGCACAAGATGGTCTAGACCGTTTTTGGCGAAATGCACGCGTACATACGTTGCATGATGCTGCACGATGGAAATATTACTTTATTGGGAACTATGTCCTGAATGGTGTTCTACCACCTCGTCGGGGGACATTGTGA
- the ychF gene encoding redox-regulated ATPase YchF — protein MGFNCGIVGLPNVGKSTLFNALTKAAIAAENFPFCTIEPNTGIVPVPDPRLDKLAAIVKPQRILPTTMEFVDIAGLVAGASKGEGLGNQFLANIRETDAIAHVVRCFEDENVIHVNGKIDPLDDIATINTELALADLETVAKAILRLTKVAKGGDKEAVATKAVLEKIQPLLDEGKPARAADLSDDERKLVRGFGLMTLKPTMYIANVAEDGFENNPHLDAVKKLAAEENAIVVPLCNQIEAEISLLEDEDRAEFLEAMGMEEPGLNVVIRAGYALLGLQTYFTAGVQEVRAWTVKVGATAPQAAGVIHTDFEKGFIRAEVVAYDDFVQFNGENGAKEAGKWRLEGKTYIVQDGDVMHFRFNV, from the coding sequence ATGGGTTTTAATTGCGGTATTGTTGGTCTGCCAAACGTAGGTAAATCTACCCTTTTCAATGCATTAACGAAAGCAGCAATTGCAGCGGAAAACTTCCCTTTCTGTACCATTGAACCGAACACAGGTATTGTTCCTGTACCAGATCCACGTCTAGACAAACTTGCTGCGATTGTTAAACCGCAACGTATTTTGCCAACTACAATGGAATTTGTAGATATTGCAGGTCTTGTTGCTGGTGCATCAAAAGGTGAAGGCTTGGGTAACCAATTCCTTGCTAACATCCGTGAAACTGATGCAATTGCTCATGTTGTACGTTGTTTCGAAGATGAGAATGTTATCCACGTAAATGGCAAAATTGATCCGTTAGATGACATCGCAACCATCAATACTGAACTTGCACTTGCAGACCTTGAAACTGTTGCTAAAGCAATTTTACGTTTAACTAAAGTCGCTAAAGGCGGTGACAAAGAAGCTGTTGCAACTAAAGCAGTTTTAGAAAAAATCCAACCATTACTAGACGAAGGTAAACCAGCTCGTGCGGCTGATTTGTCTGATGACGAACGTAAATTAGTTCGTGGTTTTGGTTTAATGACTTTAAAACCAACAATGTATATTGCAAACGTTGCTGAAGACGGTTTTGAAAATAATCCGCATTTAGATGCAGTAAAAAAACTTGCTGCTGAAGAAAATGCAATTGTTGTTCCTCTTTGCAACCAGATCGAAGCAGAAATTTCATTATTAGAAGATGAAGACCGTGCTGAGTTCCTTGAAGCAATGGGCATGGAAGAACCTGGTTTAAATGTGGTTATCCGTGCAGGTTATGCGCTTTTAGGTTTACAGACTTATTTCACTGCTGGTGTACAAGAAGTACGTGCATGGACTGTAAAAGTTGGTGCAACCGCTCCTCAAGCAGCTGGTGTGATTCATACTGACTTCGAAAAAGGCTTTATCCGTGCTGAAGTTGTTGCATATGATGACTTTGTACAATTCAACGGTGAAAATGGCGCTAAAGAAGCTGGTAAATGGCGTTTAGAAGGTAAAACTTACATCGTTCAAGATGGCGATGTAATGCACTTCCGTTTTAACGTTTAA
- a CDS encoding MetQ/NlpA family ABC transporter substrate-binding protein — MAIQFKQHKPWLLGITILIVILGLVGYRYIKNKQADDVLTIGISPPYAELLQSVANEVEKQGVHVKLVEFSDWRAPNVAVQNGDIDANFFQQSVFLGNAVKETGYDLHAFAVGTGSHVGLYSKKYKSLEDLPAKARVAIPNDPVNLARALILLHRASLIQLKDSNNELSTIQDIIANPKQLSFIEVEGPQTAHAYNDVDLIFGFPHYLKMAKVTDPHSALFLDPIDKKYAILFVTRRDYQDKNQKLATFVKAFQNSKQAQNILDKDFGQGMWFQGWK; from the coding sequence ATGGCTATTCAGTTCAAACAGCATAAGCCTTGGTTACTTGGAATTACGATTTTAATCGTGATTCTGGGTCTCGTCGGTTATCGCTATATTAAAAATAAGCAAGCTGATGATGTCTTAACAATTGGCATTAGCCCGCCTTATGCTGAGCTATTACAAAGCGTTGCCAATGAAGTAGAAAAGCAAGGTGTTCATGTCAAACTCGTTGAGTTTTCTGACTGGCGAGCACCAAATGTTGCCGTACAAAACGGCGATATTGACGCAAACTTTTTCCAGCAGAGCGTATTTTTAGGCAATGCTGTTAAAGAAACAGGTTATGACTTACATGCTTTTGCTGTCGGTACTGGAAGTCATGTGGGTTTATATTCAAAAAAATATAAATCGCTTGAAGACTTACCTGCAAAAGCACGCGTTGCTATTCCAAACGATCCAGTCAATTTAGCTCGCGCTTTAATTCTGTTGCATCGCGCCAGCTTAATTCAGCTAAAGGACAGCAACAATGAACTTTCAACGATCCAAGACATTATTGCTAATCCTAAACAGTTGAGTTTTATTGAAGTTGAAGGTCCCCAAACAGCACATGCATATAACGATGTCGATTTAATTTTCGGCTTCCCTCACTACTTAAAAATGGCAAAGGTAACCGACCCGCATAGTGCATTATTTTTAGATCCAATCGATAAAAAATATGCAATTTTGTTTGTCACCCGTCGCGATTACCAAGATAAAAACCAAAAACTTGCAACCTTTGTTAAAGCTTTCCAGAACTCAAAACAAGCACAGAATATTCTGGATAAAGACTTTGGCCAAGGTATGTGGTTTCAAGGCTGGAAATAA
- a CDS encoding LLM class flavin-dependent oxidoreductase, with product MTDFKAKEILLNAFDMNCVGHINHGLWTHPRDESHRFNELSYWTEQAKTLESGLFDGLFIADITGVYDVYQNGIDLTLKESIQLPSHDPSTLISAMATVTQNLSFGVTVNLSYEHPYQFARRFASLDHLTQGRIGWNIVTGYLDSAERLIGQKGLKDHDARYEQAEEFLELCYKYWEGSWENDAVKKDKTNRVFTDPTKVHTIHHHGKYYQSEGVFQVSPSVQRTPTLFQAGASPKGMQFATRHAECVFIGGDKPEKIREQVKKIRTLAEQQGRAGDDIKVFVGITVVVAETHDLAVQKLNEYRQYASPEAGLAHYASSTGIDLSKFADNEAIPYQKSNSIVSITEKFKEQQITKNDLKAQHVLGGRYPLIVGSGEEVAEYLIHLLDETDIDGFNLTRTVAPESHHDFIRLVIPELQQRGRYKTAYKTGSLRNKIFNRGDQLPKQHPAQAFRCSPYNNSKNLTTIEEITA from the coding sequence ATGACTGATTTTAAAGCTAAAGAAATTTTGCTGAATGCCTTTGATATGAACTGTGTTGGACATATCAATCATGGCTTATGGACACATCCACGTGATGAGTCACACCGTTTTAATGAACTCAGCTATTGGACTGAACAAGCCAAAACCTTAGAAAGTGGCCTGTTCGATGGTCTATTTATTGCCGATATTACCGGCGTATATGACGTCTATCAAAACGGTATTGATCTCACTTTAAAAGAGTCAATTCAACTTCCGAGCCATGACCCTTCCACACTCATTTCAGCTATGGCAACAGTCACTCAAAACTTGAGTTTTGGGGTCACTGTTAACTTAAGCTATGAGCATCCGTATCAATTTGCTCGTCGCTTTGCGAGTCTTGACCATTTAACTCAAGGTCGTATTGGCTGGAATATCGTGACAGGTTATCTAGATAGTGCAGAACGTTTGATTGGTCAAAAAGGTTTAAAAGACCACGATGCACGTTATGAACAAGCCGAAGAATTTTTAGAGCTTTGCTATAAATATTGGGAAGGTTCATGGGAAAATGACGCAGTCAAAAAAGATAAAACAAATCGTGTTTTTACAGACCCAACTAAAGTTCACACCATCCACCATCACGGAAAATATTACCAGAGTGAAGGCGTATTTCAGGTGTCGCCTTCGGTGCAACGCACCCCAACATTGTTTCAAGCGGGTGCGTCACCAAAAGGTATGCAGTTTGCGACTCGTCATGCTGAATGTGTATTTATTGGTGGTGACAAACCTGAAAAAATCCGCGAACAAGTGAAAAAGATTCGTACTCTTGCCGAACAACAAGGGCGTGCAGGTGATGACATTAAAGTCTTTGTCGGCATAACTGTTGTTGTTGCCGAAACACATGACTTAGCTGTACAGAAACTTAATGAATATCGTCAGTACGCAAGCCCTGAAGCAGGCTTAGCTCATTATGCGAGTTCAACAGGTATTGACCTAAGTAAATTTGCCGACAATGAAGCGATTCCTTACCAGAAAAGTAACAGCATTGTTTCCATTACCGAAAAATTTAAAGAACAGCAAATCACTAAAAACGACTTAAAAGCTCAACATGTTTTGGGTGGTCGTTATCCACTCATTGTCGGTAGTGGCGAAGAAGTTGCAGAATACTTAATTCATCTTTTAGATGAGACTGATATTGATGGCTTTAATTTGACGCGTACTGTTGCACCTGAGTCTCACCACGACTTTATTCGTTTAGTTATTCCTGAACTACAACAACGTGGCCGCTATAAAACTGCATATAAAACGGGTTCACTACGGAACAAAATCTTTAATCGGGGTGATCAACTGCCAAAACAACACCCTGCTCAAGCGTTCCGATGTAGTCCCTATAACAACAGCAAAAACTTAACAACAATTGAAGAAATAACTGCTTAA